Part of the Oncorhynchus masou masou isolate Uvic2021 unplaced genomic scaffold, UVic_Omas_1.1 unplaced_scaffold_8965, whole genome shotgun sequence genome is shown below.
ATTTTCACCACTCAGGACGGAGCTGCTGAGGTTGCTGCTAACCTGTTTCTCTGAGGCcatgtacctccctccctcctcagacaACACCATCCTCAACCCCTGGGTCAGCTTCTTCTGCTCCACAGAAAACAGgtgaggtgcacacacacacacacacacacacacacacacacacaattccccCTAACAATAACTGACACAAGTGATTATTTCCCTCCACCTACCTCAGGCATGCCCTGCCTCTCTTCACCTCCCTGGTAAACGTGGTGTGTGCCTACGACCCGGTGGGCTATGGCATCCCTTACAATCACCTGCTCTTCTCCGACTACCGGGAGCAGCTGGTGGAGCAGGCCGTGCAGATCCTCATCGTCACCCTGGAGCACGATGGAGGAGGGCTGGCCCACcgacccccctctccctccagcatGGAGGACCAGGATGTAAGGCCTGGACCTTTCTGTACAGGGGGAgagtgatgctgtgtgtgtgtctctcacattTAATTCAACATACATTGTGTTAACATTCACCTGTAGAGACCAGGGGCCTGTCATGATACATTGTGTTAACATTCACCTGTAGAGACCAGGGGCCTGTCATGATACATTGTGTTAACATTCACCTTCAGAGACCAGGGGCCTGTCATGATACATTGTGTTAGCATTCACCTTCAGAGACCAGGGGCCTGTCATGATACATTGTGTTAGCATTCACCTTCAGAGACCAGGGGCCTGTCATGGCCCTCAGTTGTTGCTGTTACATCCcttttctctccgtctctctgcagTCTGTGGGCCCTGACAACCTGTTTGTAAACTACCTTTCAAGAATTCACAGGGAAGAGGTACAGTCATTTTTCTTCTTGTCATATTTTTCACACATTtcaaagcaaatcaaatcaaattgtatttgtcacatgcactgaatacaacacgtgtagatcttacagtgaaatgcctacttacaagcccttaaccaacaatgcagttcaagaaatagatttaggaaaatatttactaaataaattaaagtaaaacatttaacaCAATAAAATGGCTACAATAAAATGACTGTAGTCCGGGAGGCCATTTGATGAGTTGTTCAGCAGTTTTATAGCTTGGAGGTaggagctgttaaggagcctATTGGTCCTAGACATCTTCCTTTAAATGGTGCATTACATGTAGACTGAATGTCCCACTGTTTTAGTTGTGAGGAATGTTCAGTCTCATTTAACCAGGCTACATTACAAGTGCAGCCATGTCAAAAGACCCTAGTCTAAAGGTCTGACCCTTGTCTAAAGATCTGACCCTAGTCTATAGGTCTGACCCTAGTCTGAAGGTCTGACCCTAGTCTAAAGGTCTGACCCTAGTCTAAAGGTCTGACCCTTGTCTAAAGATCTGACCCTAGTCTATAGGTCTGACCCTTGTCTAAAGATCTGACCCTAGTCTGAAAGTCTGACCCTAGTCTAAAGGTCATGTGACCCCCTCAGTAGGACTATGACTTTGTAGTTCCCTCTTCTTTGTAGTTCTCTCTTTGTAGTTCTCTCTTCTATCATGTTTACACGCTTTCTCCTCTAATGGTACATTACAAGTGCAGCTTTGCTATGTGAACAGACGTTGGTCTAAAGCTCTCAAATGAAGATGTGAACCTCAAAGCCTGCTTGTGTCACCCCCTCTCCAGGACTATGACTTTGTGTTGAAGGGACTGGCTCGCCTGTTGGTAAACCCACTGATGCAGACCTACCTGCCCAACTCCACCAAGAAGATCCAGTTCCACCAGGAGCTGCTGGTGCTCTTCTGGAAGCTCTGTGACTTCAATAAGgtcatatataatatattattattgtaCATTATTATCATATTATATATTACAATAAGGTAGGAgactagcctgatcccagatctgtgttATTCCTTACCATACTGTAGGAGTGCTAAGCtacacagcacaaacagatctaggaccaggctggTAGGAAACCATACAGGATGTTATTGTGTGGACTGTAATTCAAATGAGCCACGTTATATTTGAAAGAAAAACGAAATTTTTGCTCGATGCACCTTCTGACATCATCATAATCAGTGAATACACAACAGGTAGAAGACAGGTACACACATAATATATCATATTGACATAATCAGTGAATAGACAACAGGTAGAAGACAGGTACACACATAATATATCATATTGACATAATCAGTGAATAGACAACAGGTAGAAGACAGGTACACACATAATATATCATATTGACATAATCAGTGAATAGACAACAGGTAGAAGACAGGTACACACATAATATATCATATTGACATAATCAGTGAATACACAACAGGTAGAAGACAGGTACACACATAATATATCATATTGACATAATCAGTGaatacacatttacattacattttacatttaagtcatttagcagacgctcttatccagagcgactttacaaattggtgaattcaccttctgacatccagtggaacagccactttacaatagtgtatctaaatcattaagggtgggggtgagaaggattacttatcttatcctaggtattccttgaagaggtggggtttcaggtgtctccggaaggtggtgattgactccgctgtcctggcgtcgtgagggagtttgttccaccattgggggccagagcagcgaacagttttgactgggctgagcggggaactgtacttcctcaatggtagggaggcgagcaggccagaggtggatgaacgcagtgcccttgcttgggtgtagggcctgatcagagcctggaggtactgcggtgccgttcccctcacagctccgtaggcaagcaccatggtcttgtagcggatgcgagcttcaactggaagccagtggagagagcggaggagcggggtgacgtgagagaacttgggaaggttgaacaccagacgggccgcggcgttctggatgagttgtaggggtttaatggcacaggcagggagcccagccaacagcgagttgcagtaatccagacgggagatgacaagtgcctggattaggacctgcgccgcttcctgtgtgaggcagggtcgtactctgcggatgttgtagagcatgaacctacaggaacggggcaccgccatgatgttggttgagaacgacagggtgttgtccaggatcacgccaaggttcttagcgctctgggaggaggacacaatggagttgtcaaccgtgatggcgagatcatggaacgggcagtccttccccggaggaagagcagctccgtcttgccgaggttcagcttgaggtggtgatccgtcatccacactgatatgtctgccagacatgcagagatgcgagctccgccacctggtcatcagaagggggaaaggagaagattaattgtgtgtcgtctgcatagcaatgataggagagaccatgtgaggttatgacagagccaagtgacttggtgtatagcgagaataggagagggcctagaacagagccctgggggacaccagtggtgagagcgtggcgaggaga
Proteins encoded:
- the LOC135538039 gene encoding protein HID1-like → TDEMDDDGARPLAESLLLAMADLLFCPDFTVNSHRRGPDSVEDMQTIDSCEYIWEAGVGFAQSPPLNYIHDLNRTELLRLLLTCFSEAMYLPPSSDNTILNPWVSFFCSTENRHALPLFTSLVNVVCAYDPVGYGIPYNHLLFSDYREQLVEQAVQILIVTLEHDGGGLAHRPPSPSSMEDQDSVGPDNLFVNYLSRIHREEDYDFVLKGLARLLVNPLMQTYLPNSTKKIQFHQELLVLFWKLCDFNK